The following coding sequences lie in one Arthrobacter sp. SLBN-122 genomic window:
- a CDS encoding carbohydrate ABC transporter permease, translated as MTTLTRNASPAQHTVRRPLKRRGQSDLKIALLFIAPAMIGFIVFYLVPTLRGIYLSFTEYNILGDPEWIGLGNYQAIAKDPLFWNSLAVTGQYVLINIALQTALALGLALLMHQVAKSTLVRGALLLPYLMSNVIAALLWFWMLDYQIGVVNQFIDWAGLPRTAFFGSEAWAIPTQALINTWRHMGYTALLIFAGLQAIPGHVYEVAKLDGASPWQTFRKITIPLLRPVLVLVLVVTVIGSFQVFDTVAVTTQGGPVNATRVIQYYIYQRAFTESDFGYGSAIAVILFLILALVAFIQMKFLKGNESDLD; from the coding sequence ATGACCACCCTTACCAGGAACGCCAGCCCGGCCCAGCACACGGTGCGCCGGCCGCTGAAGCGCCGGGGACAAAGCGACCTGAAGATCGCACTGCTCTTCATCGCCCCGGCCATGATCGGATTTATCGTCTTTTACCTGGTGCCCACGCTGCGGGGCATCTACCTCAGCTTCACCGAGTACAACATCCTCGGGGACCCCGAATGGATCGGCCTCGGGAACTACCAGGCCATCGCCAAGGACCCGCTGTTTTGGAACTCCCTTGCGGTCACCGGGCAATACGTCCTGATCAACATCGCCCTGCAAACAGCCCTGGCCCTGGGCCTGGCACTGCTGATGCACCAGGTGGCCAAATCCACCCTGGTCCGCGGGGCGCTGCTCCTGCCCTACCTGATGTCCAATGTCATTGCCGCGCTGCTGTGGTTCTGGATGCTGGACTACCAGATCGGCGTGGTGAACCAGTTCATCGATTGGGCGGGGCTGCCCCGTACCGCGTTCTTCGGGAGCGAAGCGTGGGCCATCCCCACCCAGGCCCTGATCAACACCTGGCGCCATATGGGCTACACGGCGCTGCTGATCTTCGCCGGCCTGCAGGCCATTCCGGGCCACGTCTATGAAGTAGCAAAGCTGGACGGCGCCTCGCCGTGGCAGACCTTCCGCAAAATCACCATCCCGCTGCTGCGGCCGGTCCTGGTGCTGGTCCTGGTGGTCACGGTGATCGGCTCCTTCCAGGTCTTCGACACCGTGGCCGTTACCACCCAGGGCGGTCCGGTCAACGCCACGCGGGTCATCCAGTACTACATCTACCAGCGGGCCTTCACGGAATCCGACTTCGGATACGGATCAGCCATCGCCGTCATTCTCTTCCTCATCCTCGCCCTGGTGGCCTTCATCCAGATGAAGTTCCTCAAGGGCAACGAGTCGGACCTGGACTAA